A segment of the Cutaneotrichosporon cavernicola HIS019 DNA, chromosome: 6 genome:
CCGAGGACAAGAACCCCAGCACGACGAAGGctgggggaggaggtcgtAAGTGGACGACAGCCGAGTATACCGCCCTCCTGCACCACGCTTTACCCAAGGTCCCCATGAAGGCTTGGGAGGGGGTTGTGCCTGATCGTACGGCGTTGCAGTGTGATCGGGCTTGGAAGTGAGTCGTTGTGTTGTGGGTTTCAGGCGCTGACGCAGCCGTCGTGTCGTCCCCAAGCTGCTTAAGATACtgcaggaggagaagaagtaGGGTTCGCCGAACACAAGATGCTGGGCAACACGGTCTGGCGTTGTATAGCTATACAACTTGTAGATTGTCTTCCATGGCTCAGTCATATCAGCCATGGTACACCCACTCCCCCCCGTCCGCCACCAACACTGCCACACTGTACTATAGATACACTGCATCCATGCTACGGGATAGGATATGGGAGCAAGGAAACCTCACAGAGGTGGCTCGCTCAGATTACGACAGCCACTGCACCAGGCAGCGACCGCAGGCTATCGTTGTCGACTGTCGTGCAGATCGTCCAGGGTCTATCAACTCGTCGGGGTCATACTCTACTCGTCATGAAGCCAACTGATGGCACAGCCACCGGCGGTTTAGACAAGCTCGGTCGAGTTGAAGTACTTGATGTAGTTGACCTCCCAGAACGCGTTGTTGAACGCGTGTCCGTTGTTGCGGACATAGTCGATGCACGAGTTGTAGCCGGTAATAGCCGCGCAGCTCCGGTCCTGGCCGGCGTAGCCGGACTGGTGCCAGACAGAGTCGGCACCGGCCCAGTCGCCACAGAGCGTCGTGTCAAAGATGTTGAAGTGGTCGTAGAAAAACTGGTAGGGGCTGCACGAAGACGAGGGGAAGTGAGCCACCGGAGTGCCCCAGTTcgcggggttggggttgttgTTCGTAATGTCGGCAGGGATGTTGTAACGGGGGTGGAACCAGGCGGTGATACCCGACTTCTGCCAGGCGAGGACGTAGACGCCGCCACCGATCTCGTTGAAGCCGTCACCATACGACTGCGTCGACTGGTCGTGCACGCCGCAGCCCTGGTTTCCCGTGTTGGCCGACGAGCAGTCAAACGAATCAAAGCCGCCAGTCGTCATCTTGCCGAGCTGGTTGTTCTCAAGGTTGTTGGGCATGGTGCACCCGCGGCCAGAGTGCAGCGAAACCTGGTTCTTGGTGAAGGCGTTGACACCCTCGAGAATGTCgatctcgccgccctcgggCCAGTTGGGTCCGTTCTGCCACCAGGCTGGCCAAGTGCCGCATCCAACGGGCATGTGAACGGCGTCCATCATGACCATGCCGCCCGTCCAGACGCGGTTGTTGTGGATGCGGACCGACATGCGTGCACGATCAACCTTTTCGGTAGTCTCGACGCGCATGATTGCACGGCCCGCCGAGTTGACCGAGACGAGGCCGTTGTCCCATGCGACGCCGGAGTCGACGTACCGCACGTCTCCGTGGGTCGGGTCGTCCCACTGCCACCAGTTCCAGTACTTGGAGTCGAAGAAGTTGGCGCCCTGGATGGTGTCGACGTGCTGCCATGGTCCAGAGTTCTCGGTAGGTGGAGTTGACGACTGGGTTGGCGCTGGCGTGTCAGTGGGGGTTTCGGTAGTGGACGAGGGTCCAGCGCTGCTACAGAGAGCATTAccgttgttgttgctgttgctggGCTTCGAACCATCGCCCTTCCAGCCCCACTTGTCAGCGTTCCAGCTTCCATCGTCACCGCCCCACTGcctgcggcggcgcaccAGGCGCTGAGAAGAGGCAGggctgtcgtcggcgtcacgctgggcgagggctGGCTGAGAAACCAACCCGGCGCGGCGGAACATGAAGGGGAGAGTGGCGCCCTGGACGATCGAGGCCAGGACGGCGAAGAGAACAACCGAGTGGTACATTGTTGAGGGTGTAGGGTGTAGCGATGGAGAGTGTATAGGGGTTCACGGGGGATATAGGTGACTtgtgggggggggggcaGCGACTAGCGCGTGCTCGTTCGACCAGCGAAGAAAGTACCTGTTGACGCCAGCGTCGGCTGCGGTTCCAATCAGAGATGGGCGGGGTGGCAATCATGGTGGGAGTGTGTTTTATGATTGTGGCGAGATGATAAGGCAAGATGCCATAGAGACGTGGGATgcgaggcgaggcgaggcgaggcgaggacAAAGTGGAATAAAGAAGAGCGAGTACGCATTGTTCGCCAGTTAGAGGAAGGATCGTTGGTTTGATCGACGGTGCGTAAATGTGTAGGTATACCAAAAAGGGCAAGcaagagaaggagaagagaaAGAAGGGCGATCAGCTCGGACTCAAACGTAATGGGCATTCCGCCATCACTCCTCACACAATCCACTAATGGACATTGTGTTCGGCATCGATGGCGGAGGCAACGTAGACTTGTACTCACGTTTGGAGCGATAAACTCGTTTGAGGGGAGAatgggaggtggggaaAAGAGTCGGGGTTCAGTCTTGTAGATGGCTTTTGAAGGGAGCTGGGGGGTACCGCCGGTACGGTGAAGCCGGTGAAAGGCTGCTTGCCCGGCTCGTCCTGCTGTACTGGAACCTGATGACTTGATGCATACAGAGTGATGAGTGGTCGACCGGGGTTGGCTGCGTGGCTTGAGCGGCTGACGACGACCGCCACCTAGGATTCAAAGTCAGGCGCCGTCTCAGTTTGTTCCTGAAATAATCTCACCCAGTAACTCTGTAGTCATGTCCAACATTGACTATTCAGTGTTGGTTCCTAAACTCACAGGGCCCTCTGTAACTCAATATGATGGCAGGTGAGGGGGTGAGGGGGTGGGTAAGCAAAGTACTGGAGCCGAGGTACTGTAACGATTGGAACAACAGTACTGCCAAGCAGAGGCTGGTATCAACTTGGGTTTCAGGGGTGGTCAACTAGTTTCCACGCCAGTAGCGCCAAATAGAAGGCTGGTCTAGCCACTGCGTcaccccccacccctcaTTAATGCTCCTTGgctcggcgccgcgccagGGTACTCTCGGCGTACCACCGCGCTTTCGCTATCACTTTcagagaggagggagacggCGGGCCAAGACGGGACAGACCGCAGGGGTCGGGCAACTCCCGAAGCCCCGAATATCCCGGATATCTCTCGCATCCTCCTGTCACTGGAATCTCTGTCCTGTCACCCCGTGCCCGACAGCGTTACAAAGACAGCCATCAACACTCTCGGCAGCATGATAGCACAGCCAGCCGAATCAATACAGGACAGCTCTACATGGTCAGTACAGTAGGTGACTGTCAGGTCCAGGGTGGCGTGGACATTGAGCCAATGGATGCTCGGATGTAAGTGTCCGTGTTCTGTGCCCTGGCTAAACTTTGAGGCTGCCATTGAATTGGCGCCGAGAGATTTAGCGGCCTTTTGACCTTTATCACTGTGCGGTATTTTGCAGACGTGTATTGTCAGCAAACGTGCGAGTGAGGATCAAGGCGGTCGACCAATACCAACAAGGGCTCGCTGTCCCCCCTGGCTTACAGCGATCGAATAGCGTAGAGGCGTCCGGCGCCGAGAAATGGTTGTGGCGGGTCGTTCTTGGCTCGGTCACGGTCCCCAATTCTTTCATGTGTACTGACATGTGTACAGATGCTGACGTCGAAAATCAGTCGCCAAAAATCCGACTTCCGTTTGAGTCACGGAGATACAAGTGCACCTCCACTATTTCCCACGTGTGGTTGCTTCCGTGACCACGCATTCCGGATCGCGATCACCAGAGTAGATCTGTGCTAgccgacctccaccgcgtTCTCCATATCGGTATACGCGGCCAACCCCGGCACCtcccgcgccgcccaagAGCCGTTCCGCACGACTCGACATTTTACGCCCACCTCGCGTCCCCATCGTCCCATCTGAATCTACTCACTTGCCACTCACTCAAGTCTCACTCAACCCTCACAGAACACCGAATGACAGTATCGCCGCCCGAGAGCGTCACGATCGGCGTGCTTGCGCTGCAGGGCGCGTTTATCGAGCACATCCATTACC
Coding sequences within it:
- a CDS encoding uncharacterized protein (glycoside hydrolase family 16 protein), which codes for MYHSVVLFAVLASIVQGATLPFMFRRAGLVSQPALAQRDADDSPASSQRLVRRRRQWGGDDGSWNADKWGWKGDGSKPSNSNNNAPTQSSTPPTENSGPWQHVDTIQGANFFDSKYWNWWQWDDPTHGDVRYVDSGVAWDNGLVSVNSAGRAIMRVETTEKVDRARMSVRIHNNRVWTGGMVMMDAVHMPVGCGTWPAWWQNGPNWPEGGEIDILEGVNAFTKNQVSLHSGRGCTMPNNLENNQLGKMTTGGFDSFDCSSANTGNQGCGVHDQSTQSYGDGFNEIGGGVYVLAWQKSGITAWFHPRYNIPADITNNNPNPANWGTPVAHFPSSSCSPYQFFYDHFNIFDTTLCGDWAGADSVWHQSGYAGQDRSCAAITGYNSCIDYVRNNGHAFNNAFWEVNYIKYFNSTELV